The following are encoded together in the Buteo buteo chromosome 2, bButBut1.hap1.1, whole genome shotgun sequence genome:
- the NPBWR2 gene encoding neuropeptides B/W receptor type 2, translating into MGNNSLWDDPSSTCSNAGNSCYLDNSMRFNLTFQEQAADFYIILPVIYSVICAVGLTGNTAVIYVILKAPKMKTVTNMFILNLAIADDLFTLVLPINIAEHLLHYWPFGEVLCKVILSIDHYNIFSSIYFLTVMSIDRYLVVLATVRSKRMPHRTYRAARIVSLCIWILVTIIVLPFTIFANVYIDDLEIKSCGLNFPRPERFWFKASRIYTLILGFAIPVSTICILYTMMLYKLRNMHLNSNAKALDKAKKKVTIMVFIVLAVCLFCWTPFHLATIVALTTDLPQTSTVIGISYFITSLSYANSCLNPFLYAFLDDSFRKSFRKMLECRTS; encoded by the coding sequence ATGGGAAACAACTCTCTTTGGGATGATCCAAGCAGCACCTGCAGCAATGCAGGCAACAGCTGCTACCTGGACAACAGCATGAGGTTCAACTTAACCTTCCAAGAGCAGGCAGCCGATTTCTACATTATCCTCCCTGTGATTTACTCTGTGATCTGTGCCGTTGGGCTCACAGGCAACACTGCTGTCATCTACGTGATCCTCAAAGCCCCCAAGATGAAGACTGTGACAAACATGTTCATCCTGAACCTTGCTATAGCTGATGACTTGTTCACACTTGTCTTGCCCATTAATATTGCTGAACACCTCCTCCACTACTGGCCCTTCGGAGAAGTCCTCTGCAAGGTCATCTTGTCCATAGACCACTACAATATCTTTTCCAGCATTTATTTCCTAACAGTGATGAGCATAGACAGGTATCTGGTAGTGCTGGCTACAGTCAGGTCCAAGAGGATGCCACATCGTACATACCGAGCAGCCAGGATCGTCAGTTTGTGCATCTGGATCCTAGTCACCATCATAGTTCTCCCTTTCACCATCTTTGCCAATGTCTACATAGATGACCTGGAGATCAAGAGTTGTGGTCTCAATTTCCCCAGGCCTGAAAGGTTTTGGTTCAAAGCCAGCAGGATCTACACCCTCATCCTTGGCTTTGCCATTCCAGTGTCCACCATCTGCATCCTCTACACCATGATGCTCTACAAGCTAAGGAACATGCACTTGAACTCTAATGCTAAAGCCCTGGACAAAGCCAAGAAGAAAGTCACTATTATGGTCTTCATAGTCCTGGCTGTGTGTCTCTTCTGTTGGACCCCCTTCCACTTGGCCACCATCGTGGCTTTGACCACTGACTTGCCGCAGACCTCCACGGTTATTGGTATATCCTACTTCATCACCAGCCTAAGCTATGCCAACTCGTGCTTGAATCCTTTCTTGTATGCTTTCCTGGATGACAGTTTTCGGAAAAGTTTCCGGAAGATGCTGGAGTGCAGAACTTCTTGA
- the OPRL1 gene encoding nociceptin receptor: MDPLFPAHILEDPDLRKLLNDSSMLNLSFLPSNWFNNGTGDSFLPLSIKITIVVVYSIVCIVGLVGNCSVMYVIVRFTKMKTATNIYIFNLALADTLCLMTLPFQGTDTFLGFWPFGNVLCKIAISIDYYNMFTSTFTLTMMSVDRYIAICHPIKALDIRTPHKAKVVNVCIWALASVFGIPAMVMGSAENENNEIDCLIKLPSPVDYWDPVFGICVFLFSFMIPVLIITICYSLMIRRLKNVRVLSGSKEKDRNLRRITRMVLVVVAVFIICWTPIQIFVLVQCLGAKAESELELAISCFCTALGYANSSLNPVLYAFLDENFKACFKKFCFPTAFRTELQMSNRMCSIAKDVAYACKNSEGTNNPA; encoded by the exons ATGGACCCGCTCTTCCCTGCCCACATTTTGGAAGACCCTGACCTGAGAAAGCTGCTGAACGACTCCTCCATGCTGAACCTGAGCTTTCTCCCCAGTAACTGGTTCAACAACGGCACGGGGGACAGCTTTCTGCCTCTGAGCATCAAGATCACCATTGTGGTCGTCTACTCCATTGTGTGCATTGTGGGGCTGGTGGGCAACTGCTCCGTCATGTATGTGATCGTCAG ATTCACCAAGATGAAGACAGCAACCAACATTTACATCTTTAACCTTGCTCTGGCTGATACCTTGTGTCTGATGACCTTACCCTTCCAGGGTACAGACACGTTCCTGGGCTTCTGGCCCTTTGGCAATGTGCTCTGCAAGATCGCCATCTCTATAGACTACTACAACATGTTCACGAGCACCTTCACCCTGACGATGATGAGCGTGGACCGCTACATTGCTATCTGCCACCCTATCAAAGCCCTCGACATCCGCACTCCTCACAAGGCCAAAGTGGTGAATGTCTGCATCTGGGCGCTGGCTTCTGTCTTTGGCATCCCAGCAATGGTGATGGGATCTGCGGAGAATGAAAACAACG AAATTGATTGTCTAATTAAACTCCCTTCACCTGTGGATTACTGGGATCCAGTGTTTGGCATCTgtgtctttctcttctcctttatGATCCCTGTGTTAATCATCACTATTTGCTACAGCCTCATGATCAGACGACTCAAGAACGTCCGCGTCCTCTCGGGCTCCAAGGAGAAGGACCGAAACCTGAGGCGCATCACCCGAATGGtcctggtggtggtggcagtcTTCATCATTTGCTGGACTCCCATCCAGATTTTCGTGCTGGTCCAGTGCTTGGGTGCCAAGGCAGAAAGCGAGCTCGAGCTGGCCATCTCCTGCTTCTGCACCGCGCTGGGCTATGCCAACAGCAGCCTGAACCCCGTGCTCTACGCCTTCTTAGATGAGAACTTCAAGGCGTGCTTCAAGAAGTTCTGCTTCCCCACCGCCTTCAGGACGGAGCTCCAGATGTCCAATAGGATGTGCAGCATTGCCAAGGACGTGGCCTATGCCTGCAAGAACTCAGAGGGGACTAACAATCCGGCATGA